TCGGAATACTAAAAGTGCACCAATTACGAATAATAAGCGCGACTTTAGTTCACTTAAGCCGCTCTGAGCACTACGAAAATCTTTTCCTGGTTTCTTAGCCATCTGTACCTCGTTCCTCGAGATTATTCCTCGATTTTACCGCCTGCAGCTTCGATTGCAGCTTTAGCGCCTTTAGTCACGCGTAGACCTTTAACAGTCACAGCTTTGCTTAGGTCACCAGAAAGAACGATCTTAACAAACTCGATGTTCTTAGTGATAACGTTAGCAGCTTTAAGGCTGTTAAGATCAACTACGTCACCTGTTACTTTCGCTAGCTCAGCTAGACGAACTTCAGCAGACACTAGGCTCTTACGAGAAGTGAAACCGAATTTAGGTAGACGTTGTTTTAGAGGCATTTGACCGCCTTCAAAACCTGGACGAACAGAGCCGCCAGAACGTGACTTTTGACCTTTGTGACCGCGGCCACCTGTTTTACCAAGGCCAGAACCGATACCACGACCTACACGCTTCTTAGAAGGTTTAGAGCCAGCAGCCGGTGATAGAGTATTCAAACGCATTCTGATTACTCCTCAATCTTAACCATGTAGTAAACCTTGTTGATCATACCGCGTACGCACGGAGTATCTTCAAGTTCTACTGTATGGTTGATGCGACGAAGACCTAGACCTTTAAGACACGCTTTGTGCTTAGGTAGGCGACCAATTGAGCTTTTAGTTTGAGTTACTTTAATAGTTGCCATCGTGTGCTTACTCCGAAATAGATTCAACAGTTAGACCACGTTTAGCAGCAACCATTTCTGGTGACTTAACGTCTACTAGAGCACCAATCGTTGCGCGAACAACGTTGATTGGGTTCGTTGAACCGTATGCTTTAGAAAGAACGTTATGTACGCCTGCAACTTCAAGTACGGCACGCATTGCACCACCGGCAATAACACCTGTACCTTCAGCAGCTGGCTGCATGTAAACTTTAGAGCCCGAATGACGACCTTTCACCGGGTGGTGAAGAGTGCCTTCGTTAAGCGCAACAGTAACCATGTTACGACGCGCTTTTTCCATTGCTTTTTGAATCGCTGCAGGTACTTCACGAGCTTTGCCGTAACCGAAACCTACGCGACCATTACCGTCACCAACTACTGTTAGTGCAGTGAAGCTCATGATTCGACCACCTTTAACCGTCTTAGATACACGGTTAACAGCGATCAGCTTTTCTTGCAAATCATTAGCTTGTTGTTGTTCTTTAGCCATCTTCCAACCCTACCTTAGAATTTCAGACCAGCTTCGCGAGCAGATTCTGCTAGCGCCGCTACTCGACCGTGGTATTGGAAACCAGAACGGTCAAATGCAACTGAAGCTACGCCTTTTTCAAGAGCGCGCTCAGCAACAGCTTTACCAACTGCTTTAGCTGCATCGACGTTACCAGTGTTCTTAACTTGCTCACGGATCGCTTTTTCTACAGTAGAAGCAGCTGCGATAACCTCAGAGCCGTTTGCCGAGATAACTTGAGCGTAAACATGGCGAGGAGTACGATGTACTACCAGGCGAGTTGCACCAAGTTCTGCAATCTTACGACGTGCACGTGTAGCACGACGGATGCGAGATGCTTTCTTATCCATAGTGATACCTTACTTCTTCTTAGCTTCTTTAGTACGCACATTTTCATCTGCGTAACGAACACCTTTGCCTTTGTAAGGCTCAGGAGCACGGTAAGAACGAATGTCAGCCGCAACTTGACCTACTACTTGCTTATCGCAACCAGTAATAACGATCTCAGTTTGGCTAGGGCACTCAGCTTTAATACCTTCAGGTAGAGCGTGCTCTACTGGGTGAGAAAAACCAAGAGTTAGACCTACAGCGTTGCCTTTCATAGCAGCACGGTAACCAACACCCTTAAGAGTTAGCTTCTTAGTGAAGCCCTCAGTAACACCCACAACCATGTTATTAACTAGAGCGCGAGCTGTACCAGCTTGTGCCCATGCGTTAGTAACACCTTCTTTCGGACCGAAAGTTAGGTTGTTTTCTTCCTGTGCAATAACTACGGCGCTGTTAAGAACGCGAGTAAGCTCACCTTTGCTACCTTTTACAGTAACTTCTTGGCCGTTTAGTTTCACCTCTACGCCAGCTGGAATAGCGACAGGTGCTTTAGCAACACGAGACATAATCTACTCCTTAAGCTACGTAACAGATGATTTCACCGCCAAGACCTGCTTTACGAGCAGCACGGTCAGACATCAGACCCTTGGAAGTAGAAACAACTGCAATACCAAGACCACCCATCACTGTAGGTAAAGAGTCTTTATTTTTATAAACTCTTAGACCAGGACGTGATACGCGCTTGATTTGCTCGATTACAGGTTTAGCTTGGAAGTACTTAAGAGTAACTTCTAGCTCAGGTTTTGCTTCGCTGTCAACAGCGAAGTCTACGATGTAACCTTCAGCTTTAAGTAATGCAGCAATTGCAACTTTAAGCTTTGAAGAAGGCATTTTTACAGCAACTTTATTTGCTGCCTGACCGTTACGAACGCGGGTCAGCATATCCGAAATCGGATCTTGCATGCTCATAAGATTTACTCCAAATGATTAAGTGGCAATTACCAGCTAGCCTTACGAAGACCCGGAATCTCGCCTTTCATGCAAGCTTCGCGAACCTTAATACGGCTTAGACCGAATTTACGTAGGTAACCGTGTGGACGACCAGTTTGGTTGCAACGGTTGCGCTGACGTGATGCACTTGAATCACGTGGAAGAGATTGCAGTTTAAGAACCGCATTCCAACGATCTTCTTCAGATGCGTTTACATCGCTAATGATAACTTTTAGCGCAGAACGCTTTTCAGCGAACTTAACTACTAGTTTTGCACGTTTAGCTTCACGTGCTTTCATTGATTGTTTAGCCATAACAGTAACCCTACCCTTACTTACGGAATGGGAAGTTAAAGGCAGCCAGCAGAGCTCGGCCTTCCTCATCGGATCCCGCAGATGTCGTGATAGTAATATCAAGACCGCGGACACGATCGACTTTATCGTAGTCGATTTCCGGAAAGATGATTTGCTCGCGAACGCCCATGCTGTAGTTACCGCGTCCGTCAAAAGACTTAGCGCTAACACCACGGAAATCACGTACACGTGGAAGTGCGATAGAGATTAAACGCTCTAAAAATTCCCACATGCGCTCACCACGCAAGGTTACTTTACAACCAATTGGGTAGCCTTCACGAATTTTGAAACCAGCTACAGATTTACGCGCTTTCGTGATAAGAGGCTTTTGACCAGAGATCGTTGCCATATCAGATGCTGCGTTTTCTAGCAGTTTCTTATCGTTGATTGCTTCACCAACGCCCATGTTTAGGGTGATTTTCTCAATCCTAGGGACTTGCATGACGCTTGTGTAGCTGAACTCTTTGGTAAGCTCAGCGACTACAGACGACTTGTAGTAATCATGCAGTTTCGCCATAGTAGAACTCCAAATTACTTCTAATTAGTTAGAAACAGTTTCGCCGTTAGATTTGAAGAAACGAACTTTCTTGCCATCTTCGATACGGAAACCGATACGGTCTGCTTTACCAGTAGCCGCGTTAAAGACTGCAACGTTAGAAGCATCAATAGCTGCTTCTTGTTCAACGATGCCACCTTGTTGACCTAGAGCCGGAACCGGCTTTTGGTGTTTTTTAACAAGATTGATGCCTTCAACAACAACTTTACCAGTTGTCAGAACCTTAGTTACTTTACCTTTCTTGCCTTTATCTTTACCAGCAAGAATGATTACTTCGTCATTACGACGGATTTTAGCTGCCATGTTGCCGCTCCTTACAGAACTTCAGGTGCAAGTGATACAATCTTCATGAATTTCGCGTTACGAAGTTCACGAGTCACAGGACCAAAGATACGTGTGCCGACTGGTTGCTCAGTAGTGTCATTTAACAATACACAAGCATTACTGTCGAAGCGAATGACAGAACCGTCTGGGCGACGAACGCCTTTACGGGTGCGCACTACTACCGCCTTCAGAACATCACCTTTCTTTACTTTACCGCGAGGAATCGCTTCCTTCACTGTAACCTTGATGACGTCACCGATATGTGCATAACGGCGGTGAGAGCCACCCAGAACCTTAATACACATTACCTTGCGCGCGCCAGAGTTATCTGCTGCGTCAAGTGTACTTTGCATCTGGATCATTGTTAGTGCTCCGCTAAATATTAAAACTAGACCCTCTCGGGTCGGGCTGCCTCTTTAAAAGGGACGCGAATTGTACCACCCTTTTTTTAAATTGGGTAGACAAAAAACAAGCGGCTCCAAAAAATTATTTGGAGCCGCTTATAAGTTATAGAATTACAAAGATTAAATCTTCGCTTTTTCTAGAACTTTAACCAATGTCCAAGACTTAGTCTTAGACAGAGGACGACACTCAGCGATTTCAACTTTGTCGCCTAGGCCACAAGTGTTGTCTTCGTCGTGTGCGTGTACTTTAGTCGTGCGTTTGATGAACTTACCGTAAATCGGGTGTTTTACAGTACGCTCAATAGCAACAACGATAGACTTGTCCATCTTGTCACTTACTACACGGCCTTGCTGGATGCGGTTAGTTTCGCTCATTATGCGCCTGCCTTTTCAGTCAAAACAGTTTTCACACGTGCGATGTCACGGCGTACAGCTTTTAGAGTATGAGTTTGCTGTAGTTGACCAGTTGCAGCTTGCATGCGCAAGTTGAACTGTTCACGTAGCAAATTCAATAGCTCAGCGTTAAGCTCTTCAACGTTCTTTTCGCGTAGATCTTGTGCTTTCATCACATCACCTGCTTAGTTACAAAAGTAGTTTTAACAGGCAGTTTACGTGCCGCTAGGCGGAACGCTTCACGTGCCAACTCTTCAGGTACGCCATTCATCTCGTACATAACTTTGCCTGGTTGGATTTGAGCAACCCAGTACGCAACTGAACCTTTACCTTTACCTTGACGAACTTCAAGAGGCTTTTCAGTAATAGGTTTGTCTGGGAACACACGGATCCAGATTTGACCTTGACGCTTAATGTGACGTGTCATAGCACGACGTGCCGCTTCGATTTGACGTGCAGTCAGGCGACCACGGCCAACAGCTTTAAGACCGAATTCGCCGAAGCTTACTTCAGTACCTTTAGCTAGACCACGGTTACGACCAGTCATAACCTTGCGGAACTTAGTACGTTTTGGTTGTAGCATCGTTCGACTCCTTACTTACGGCCTTTACGCTGCTTCTTAGGCTTATCGCCTTTTGGCTCTACTGCGTTAGCAGCTGGCATACCGCCTAGAATCTCACCTTTGAAGATCCAAACTTTAATGCCGATCACACCGTATTGAGTGTGAGCCGAAGAAGTTGCGTAATCAATGTCTGCACGTAGAGTGTGTAGAGGCACTCGGCCTTCACGGTACCACTCTGAACGTGCGATTTCAGCACCGCCAAGACGGCCGCCTACTTGTACTTTGATGCCTTTAGCGCCTAGACGCATAGCATTTTGTACCGCACGCTTCATTGCACGACGGAACATAACACGACGCTCTAGTTGAGACGCGATGCTATCAGCTACAAGCTGACCATCTAGCTCAGGCTTACGTACTTCAGCGATGTTAATTTGCGCTGGTACACCTGCGATTTTAGCTACAGCTGCGCGTAGCTTCTCTACGTCTTCACCTTTCTTACCGATAACAACGCCAGGACGAGCTGTGTGAATAGTCACACGGATGCTCTTCGCTGGACGCTCGATAACGATACGAGATAATGATGCTTTTTGTAGTTCCTTGGTAAGGAACTGACGTACCTTGAAGTCGCCGTCTAGGTTGTCAGCGAATTCGTTGGTATTAGCAAACCATGTAGCATTCCAAGGCTTGACGATGCCAAGACGAATACCATTAGGATGTACTTTCTGACCCATTGCTTACTCTCCTAGTCTTTAGCGATCTGCTACAACAATAGTGATGTGGCTTGAACGCTTCAAGATACGATCCGCACGACCTTTAGCACGAGGCATAATACGCTTCATGATAGGGCCCTCATCTACGAAGATTTTAGCGACATTTAGATCGTCGATATCTGCACCTTCGTTATGTTCCGCGTTAGCGATAGCTGACTCAAGAACTTTCTTAACTAAAACAGCAGCTTTTTTGTTGCTGAAAGTTAGAATTTCTAGAGCCTGGTCTACCGACTTACCGCGAATTTGGTCTGCAACTAAGCGAGCTTTCTGTGGAGAAATACGAGCAAAGTTATGTTTAGCTAAAGCTTCCATCATCTACTCCTTATTTCTTCTTAGCTTTCTTATCTGCAGCATGACCGCGATAAGTACGAGTTGGTGCAAATTCGCCTAGTTTGTGACCGATCATTTCTTCGGTAACGAAAACTGGGACGTGCTGACGACCATTATGGACAGCGATGGTCAAACCAATCATTGTTGGGATGATCATTGAGCGACGGGACCAAGTCTTAATAGGCTTTTTGTCTCCGCTTTCCACCGCTTTCTCTACCTTCTTCAGCAAGTGTAGGTCAATAAAAGGACCTTTCTTGAGAGAACGTGGCATGGCGATTCCTCTTTATAAATTATTTAGTGCGACGACGTACGATGTACTTGTCAGTGCGCTTATTCTTACGAGTCTTGAAGCCCTTAGTAGGAACGCCCCAAGGAGATACTGGGTGACGACCACCAGATGTGCGGCCTTCACCACCACCATGTGGGTGATCCACCGGGTTCATTACTACACCACGTACGGTTGGACGTACGCCGCGCCAGCGTGAAGCACCAGCTTTACCAAGTTCACGTAGCATATGCTCAGAGTTACCAACTTCACCGATCGTTGCACGACCTTCAGAAAGAACTTTGCGCATTTCACCAGAACGTAGACGGATAGTTACGTATGCACCATCGCGAGCGATGATTTGAGCATAAGCACCAGCCGAACGAGCTAGTTGAGCACCTTTACCAGGCTTAAGTTCAACACAGTGTACAGTAGAACCTACTGGGATGTTGCGCATCGGCAGAGTGTTACCTGCTTTGATTGCAGCATCTACGCCAGATTGAATCTGGTCGCCTGCGTTAACACCTTTAGGTGCAATGATGTAACGACGCTCACCGTCTGCGTACAGAACTAGAGCGATGTTAGCACTACGGTTTGGATCGTATTCTAGACGCTCAACTTTCGCTGGGATGCCATCTTTAGTACGTTTGAAGTCAACCAGACGGTAATGGTGTTTATGACCACCACCGATGTGACGTACTGTAATACGACCGTTGTTGTTACGACCACCGTTCTTAGAGTTTTTCTCTAGAAGTGGTGCGTATGGCTTACCCTTGTGCAGGTCAGCGTTAACAACTTTAACGACGTGACGACGACCAGGGGAAGTCGGCTTACATTTAACAATAGCCATTTTTACTACTCCTGTTATTCCGCGCCGCCAACGAAGTCAAGATCTTGACCTTCTTTCAAAGTAACGTAGGCTTTCTTAACGTCTGAACGACGGCCTTCACGCATACCTTGACGTTTGGTCTTACCCTTTAATACAAGAGTATTTACAGACTTAACTTCAACTTCAAATAGCTTTTCTACAGCTGCTTTGATCTCTTTCTTAGTTGCATCTTTAGCTACTTTGAAAACGATAGTGTTCGCTTTCTCAGCTGCCATAGTTGCTTTTTCAGAGATGTGCGGAGCACGTAGAACTTTTAAGATACGCTCTTCAGTGATCATGCTAGCATCTCCTCAACTTGCTTAACTGCGTCAGCAGTCATCAGAACCTTGTCGAAAGCGATTAGTGATACTGGATCAACACCAGCAACATCACGTGCATCTACTTTGTATAGGTTACGAGCAGCTAAGAATAGATTTTCATCTACTTCGCCAGTCACAATCAGAACGTCGTTTAGCTCAAGCTCTTTAAGCTTAGCTACAAGTTCTTTTGTTTTTGGTGCTTCTACAGAGAAGTTATCAACAACGATTAGACGCTCTTGACGAATCAACTCAGAAAGAATGCTTTTCATAGCACCGCGGTACATTTTCTTGTTAACTTTTTGGCTGTGATCTTGTGGTTTCGCAGCAAAAGTAACACCACCTGTACGCCAGATTGGGCTACGAATTGTACCAGCACGTGCACGGCCAGTACCTTTTTGGCGCCATGGCTTAGCACCGCCGCCTGATACTTCAGAACGAGTCTTTTGAGCACGAGTACCTTGACGAGCACCTGCTGCATACGCAACAACTACTTGGTGTACTAGAGCTTCGTTAAAGTCACGTCCGAAAGTAGTCTCGGAAACAGTTAGTGCATCAGCACCTTTAACCATCAATTCCATTACTTACTCCTAGACGTTATGCTTTAACAGCAGGTTTTACGATCACGTTACCGCCTGTTGAGCCTGGTACTGCACCTTTAATAAGGAGTAGATTGCGCTCAGCGTCAACACGTACGATCTCTAGGTTTTGAGTCGTTACACGCTCAGCACCCATGTGACCTGCCATTTTCTTGCCTTTAAACACGCGGCCTGGAGTTTGACATTGGCCAATTGAACCCGGTGCGCGGTGAGACAAAGAGTTACCGTGAGTCATATCTTGAGTAGAGAAGTTCCAACGCTTGATAGCGCCTTGGAAGCCTTTACCTTTAGATGTACCAGTAACGTCTACTTTTTTAATTTCGTTGAAAAGTTCTACGTTTAGCTCAGCGCCAACTTCAAACTCTTCGCCGTTTTCTAAACGGAATTCCCAAAGACCGCGACCTGCTTCAACACCCGCTTTCGCGAAGTGACCAGCTTCAGGTTTAGTTACACGGTTAGCTTTCTTAGCACCAGTAGTTACTTGGATTGCTGCGTAGCCGTCTGTCTCAAGAGTTTTAACTTGAGAAATACGGTTCGCTTCAACCTCAACAACAGTTACTGGGATAGAAACGCCTTCTTCAGTAAATACGCGGGTCATACCCACTTTACGTCCGACTAGACCAATCATTATTCTTATCTCCCTTAACCTAGGCTGATTTGAACATCAACGCCAGCTGCAAGATCAAGACGCATTAGAGCATCAACAGTTTTATCTGTTGGCTCAACGATGTCGATCAAACGCTTGTGAGTACGAATTTCGTACTGATCACGTGCATCTTTGTTGACGTGTGGAGAGGTAAGAACAGTGAAACGCTCTTTACGAGTAGGAAGTGGAATAGGACCACGAACCTGTGCGCCAGTACGTTTTGCTGTTTCAACGATTTCCGCAGTTGAAGCATCGATTAGCTTGTAATCAAACGCTTTAAGGCGGATACGAATACGTTGGTTCTGCATGAGACAGAGCTCCAATTATTAAAAATTACACAAACAATATCGCCACTCAAGCTCGAAAGAACGAGAGAATGCCGATTGATTTATGTGAAACCGTAGCATCCAAGATTAGGACGCATTGTCAGTTAACTTTTGAAGTAAACACAAGGTTTACTATTTTTATTAACCGCGAACATAAGCTGAGTATACATTACTAGGTAAGACCTACTCCTCAGTGCTCATTGGTTCACAAACCGGCGTTAGCCAGTGCGATGCATTATACAGATCACGTTTTAGTATGCAAGTGGTGTTGGAAAAATAATCGGAATATATTTGTGCAGAGCATTCGAAGAAAAGTGTGTGACAAAAGTAGAACGACAAGGAACGGGGATGATACTAAGGGAAAGCAAAAAGAAGTGGTGGGAAAGTGGAAAAATAAAAGGGAAGCCGAAGCCTCCCTTTTCTTATGCAGTTCTTCTAATGAAGAGTGTGCAAAAATCTAAATGCTATTAAGCGAAGATTTTAGCTACAACACCAGCACCAACTGTACGGCCACCTTCGCGGATTGCGAAACGTAGACCTTCGTCCATTGCGATTGGAGCGATTAGCTCAACAGTCATTTGAACGTTGTCACCTGGCATTACCATTTCTACGCCTTCAGGTAGAGTGATATCGCCTGTTACGTCAGTTGTACGGAAGTAGAACTGTGGACGGTAACCCTTGAAGAAAGGAGTGTGACGGCCGCCTTCGTCTTTAGAAAGTACGTATACTTCAGACTCAAACTTAGTGTGTGGGTTGATTGAACCTTTAGCAGAAAGTACTTGGCCACGTTCAACGTCATCACGCTTAGTACCACGTAGAAGTGCACCAACGTTCTCACCTGCACGACCTTCGTCAAGCAGTTTACGGAACATTTCAACACCAGTACAAGTAGTAAGAGTAGTCTCTTTGATACCAACGATTTCTACTTCGTCACCTACACGTAGGATACCGCGCTCGATACGACCAGTAACTACAGTAC
Above is a window of Vibrio atlanticus DNA encoding:
- the rplO gene encoding 50S ribosomal protein L15 yields the protein MRLNTLSPAAGSKPSKKRVGRGIGSGLGKTGGRGHKGQKSRSGGSVRPGFEGGQMPLKQRLPKFGFTSRKSLVSAEVRLAELAKVTGDVVDLNSLKAANVITKNIEFVKIVLSGDLSKAVTVKGLRVTKGAKAAIEAAGGKIEE
- the rpmD gene encoding 50S ribosomal protein L30, translating into MATIKVTQTKSSIGRLPKHKACLKGLGLRRINHTVELEDTPCVRGMINKVYYMVKIEE
- the rpsE gene encoding 30S ribosomal protein S5; this translates as MAKEQQQANDLQEKLIAVNRVSKTVKGGRIMSFTALTVVGDGNGRVGFGYGKAREVPAAIQKAMEKARRNMVTVALNEGTLHHPVKGRHSGSKVYMQPAAEGTGVIAGGAMRAVLEVAGVHNVLSKAYGSTNPINVVRATIGALVDVKSPEMVAAKRGLTVESISE
- the rplR gene encoding 50S ribosomal protein L18 — encoded protein: MDKKASRIRRATRARRKIAELGATRLVVHRTPRHVYAQVISANGSEVIAAASTVEKAIREQVKNTGNVDAAKAVGKAVAERALEKGVASVAFDRSGFQYHGRVAALAESAREAGLKF
- the rplF gene encoding 50S ribosomal protein L6, giving the protein MSRVAKAPVAIPAGVEVKLNGQEVTVKGSKGELTRVLNSAVVIAQEENNLTFGPKEGVTNAWAQAGTARALVNNMVVGVTEGFTKKLTLKGVGYRAAMKGNAVGLTLGFSHPVEHALPEGIKAECPSQTEIVITGCDKQVVGQVAADIRSYRAPEPYKGKGVRYADENVRTKEAKKK
- the rpsH gene encoding 30S ribosomal protein S8 yields the protein MSMQDPISDMLTRVRNGQAANKVAVKMPSSKLKVAIAALLKAEGYIVDFAVDSEAKPELEVTLKYFQAKPVIEQIKRVSRPGLRVYKNKDSLPTVMGGLGIAVVSTSKGLMSDRAARKAGLGGEIICYVA
- the rpsN gene encoding 30S ribosomal protein S14; this translates as MAKQSMKAREAKRAKLVVKFAEKRSALKVIISDVNASEEDRWNAVLKLQSLPRDSSASRQRNRCNQTGRPHGYLRKFGLSRIKVREACMKGEIPGLRKASW
- the rplE gene encoding 50S ribosomal protein L5; the protein is MAKLHDYYKSSVVAELTKEFSYTSVMQVPRIEKITLNMGVGEAINDKKLLENAASDMATISGQKPLITKARKSVAGFKIREGYPIGCKVTLRGERMWEFLERLISIALPRVRDFRGVSAKSFDGRGNYSMGVREQIIFPEIDYDKVDRVRGLDITITTSAGSDEEGRALLAAFNFPFRK
- the rplX gene encoding 50S ribosomal protein L24, whose amino-acid sequence is MAAKIRRNDEVIILAGKDKGKKGKVTKVLTTGKVVVEGINLVKKHQKPVPALGQQGGIVEQEAAIDASNVAVFNAATGKADRIGFRIEDGKKVRFFKSNGETVSN
- the rplN gene encoding 50S ribosomal protein L14, translating into MIQMQSTLDAADNSGARKVMCIKVLGGSHRRYAHIGDVIKVTVKEAIPRGKVKKGDVLKAVVVRTRKGVRRPDGSVIRFDSNACVLLNDTTEQPVGTRIFGPVTRELRNAKFMKIVSLAPEVL
- the rpsQ gene encoding 30S ribosomal protein S17, translating into MSETNRIQQGRVVSDKMDKSIVVAIERTVKHPIYGKFIKRTTKVHAHDEDNTCGLGDKVEIAECRPLSKTKSWTLVKVLEKAKI
- the rpmC gene encoding 50S ribosomal protein L29; the protein is MKAQDLREKNVEELNAELLNLLREQFNLRMQAATGQLQQTHTLKAVRRDIARVKTVLTEKAGA
- the rplP gene encoding 50S ribosomal protein L16 → MLQPKRTKFRKVMTGRNRGLAKGTEVSFGEFGLKAVGRGRLTARQIEAARRAMTRHIKRQGQIWIRVFPDKPITEKPLEVRQGKGKGSVAYWVAQIQPGKVMYEMNGVPEELAREAFRLAARKLPVKTTFVTKQVM
- the rpsC gene encoding 30S ribosomal protein S3, which translates into the protein MGQKVHPNGIRLGIVKPWNATWFANTNEFADNLDGDFKVRQFLTKELQKASLSRIVIERPAKSIRVTIHTARPGVVIGKKGEDVEKLRAAVAKIAGVPAQINIAEVRKPELDGQLVADSIASQLERRVMFRRAMKRAVQNAMRLGAKGIKVQVGGRLGGAEIARSEWYREGRVPLHTLRADIDYATSSAHTQYGVIGIKVWIFKGEILGGMPAANAVEPKGDKPKKQRKGRK
- the rplV gene encoding 50S ribosomal protein L22; translated protein: MEALAKHNFARISPQKARLVADQIRGKSVDQALEILTFSNKKAAVLVKKVLESAIANAEHNEGADIDDLNVAKIFVDEGPIMKRIMPRAKGRADRILKRSSHITIVVADR
- the rpsS gene encoding 30S ribosomal protein S19; translated protein: MPRSLKKGPFIDLHLLKKVEKAVESGDKKPIKTWSRRSMIIPTMIGLTIAVHNGRQHVPVFVTEEMIGHKLGEFAPTRTYRGHAADKKAKKK
- the rplB gene encoding 50S ribosomal protein L2 gives rise to the protein MAIVKCKPTSPGRRHVVKVVNADLHKGKPYAPLLEKNSKNGGRNNNGRITVRHIGGGHKHHYRLVDFKRTKDGIPAKVERLEYDPNRSANIALVLYADGERRYIIAPKGVNAGDQIQSGVDAAIKAGNTLPMRNIPVGSTVHCVELKPGKGAQLARSAGAYAQIIARDGAYVTIRLRSGEMRKVLSEGRATIGEVGNSEHMLRELGKAGASRWRGVRPTVRGVVMNPVDHPHGGGEGRTSGGRHPVSPWGVPTKGFKTRKNKRTDKYIVRRRTK
- the rplW gene encoding 50S ribosomal protein L23, which encodes MITEERILKVLRAPHISEKATMAAEKANTIVFKVAKDATKKEIKAAVEKLFEVEVKSVNTLVLKGKTKRQGMREGRRSDVKKAYVTLKEGQDLDFVGGAE
- the rplD gene encoding 50S ribosomal protein L4, encoding MELMVKGADALTVSETTFGRDFNEALVHQVVVAYAAGARQGTRAQKTRSEVSGGGAKPWRQKGTGRARAGTIRSPIWRTGGVTFAAKPQDHSQKVNKKMYRGAMKSILSELIRQERLIVVDNFSVEAPKTKELVAKLKELELNDVLIVTGEVDENLFLAARNLYKVDARDVAGVDPVSLIAFDKVLMTADAVKQVEEMLA
- the rplC gene encoding 50S ribosomal protein L3, which translates into the protein MIGLVGRKVGMTRVFTEEGVSIPVTVVEVEANRISQVKTLETDGYAAIQVTTGAKKANRVTKPEAGHFAKAGVEAGRGLWEFRLENGEEFEVGAELNVELFNEIKKVDVTGTSKGKGFQGAIKRWNFSTQDMTHGNSLSHRAPGSIGQCQTPGRVFKGKKMAGHMGAERVTTQNLEIVRVDAERNLLLIKGAVPGSTGGNVIVKPAVKA
- the rpsJ gene encoding 30S ribosomal protein S10, with the translated sequence MQNQRIRIRLKAFDYKLIDASTAEIVETAKRTGAQVRGPIPLPTRKERFTVLTSPHVNKDARDQYEIRTHKRLIDIVEPTDKTVDALMRLDLAAGVDVQISLG